One window of Dendropsophus ebraccatus isolate aDenEbr1 chromosome 13, aDenEbr1.pat, whole genome shotgun sequence genomic DNA carries:
- the EFNA1 gene encoding ephrin-A1 isoform X2, producing MLCTDPGCFGFWNDYTIQVQLNDYLDIMCPHYEDERLAGTTVERYTLFLVNHEEYVACKPVSKSQVRWECNNPFNLNGPEKFREKFQKFTAFSPGKEFKEGHSYYYISKPIHHHGDSCLKLKVQVIGKATQQPMTNVHTPGARAVADDPAVALPEVQKSVAHNSAESSVRLALLGLLLPLLLSLGL from the exons CTTCTGGAATGACTACACTATCCAAGTCCAACTCAACGACTACCTGGACATCATGTGCCCGCACTATGAGGACGAGCGGCTGGCGGGCACCACCGTGGAGAGATACACCCTCTTCCTGGTCAACCATGAGGAATATGTCGCCTGCAAACCCGTCTCCAAAAGCCAAGTGCGCTGGGAGTGTAACAATCCCTTCAACCTCAACGGCCCCGAGAAGTTCCGGGAAAAGTTCCAGAAGTTCACGGCCTTCAGCCCTGGCAAAGAGTTCAAGGAGGGGCACAGCTACTACTACATCT CTAAGCCCATCCACCATCATGGGGACTCCTGCCTGAAGCTGAAAGTTCAAGTCATCGGTAAAGCCA CTCAGCAGCCGATGACCAATGTGCACACTCCAGGGGCCCGAGCTGTAGCAG atGATCCGGCCGTGGCCCTTCCGGAAGTCCAGAAAAGTGTGGCCCATAACTCTGCAGAGTCGTCGGTGCGGCTGGCGCTCCTCGGACTTCTGCTGCCGTTACTTCTCTCTCTGGGACTATGA